A single Euwallacea similis isolate ESF13 chromosome 1, ESF131.1, whole genome shotgun sequence DNA region contains:
- the LOC136411619 gene encoding uncharacterized protein: MNKPKCSSVKKTLVRNPKQPVAQTIKSFPFKSSIATDVESSCMTSSKPQQAPKTQPEPKIRFDLPEIHSALKLSRKADELVKPRKTKSLSDVDKASKLAFEEKISRKVNIPYDQPVFKDLIPLENSEVKIQKHVVTKSPVYQKCQEPVLADFLEPREQKNYYRKPQKFTQYLVDKKSSFADGLKLYNVLYINEVGHVI; encoded by the exons ATGAACAAACCGAAATGCTCATCCGTAAAGAAAACTTTAGTAAGAAACCCTAAACAACCTGTAGCccaaacaataaaatcatttCCCTTCAAATCTTCGATTGCAACCGATGTGGAATCTTCTTGCATGACCAGTTCCAAACCACAGCAGGCTCCAAAAACTCAACCTGAGCCAAAAATCAGATTTGACTTACCTGAAATTCACAGTGCCCTCAAATTATCCAGAAAAGCAGATGAACTGGTGAAGCCTCGTAAAACCAAAAGCCTCTCGGATGTCGATAAAGCTAGCAAACTTGCGTTTGAGGAAAAG ATATCTCGAAAAGTAAATATCCCTTATGACCAGCCAGTGTTTAAAGACTTAATTCCACTGGAAAATAGTGAagtcaaaattcaaaagcatGTTGTAACTAAAAGCCCAGTTTACCAGAAATGCCAAGAGCCTGTATTAGCAGACTTTTTAGAACCCAGAGAGCAAAAGAATTACTATCGTAAGCCCCAAAAATTTACACAATATTTAGTAGATAAGAAATCTAGCTTTGCTGATGGTTTGAAATTATATaatgttttatatattaatgaaGTCGGACAtgtaatttga